The Virgibacillus phasianinus genome includes a window with the following:
- a CDS encoding PIG-L family deacetylase, with protein MKKMIYLFLVLFLLVPLMTPTKSEGKEKIKQDVDLWNTLQPLDTTLSFLNTGAHPDDERSHLLAYLSRGLGIRTASLIANRGEGGQNEIGKELGNALGIIRSNELIEASKVTGVEVFHLSKTTSDPIYDFGFSKSPDETLEKWGRELTYKRFIHRLRTNKPDILFTSFLDVDTQHGNHRAINQLTRKAFEDAADPTVFPEQLEEDGLTTWQVKKLYLPAESDNATTSIEIGMYDPIYGMTYPQLGEKSRYLHKSQGMGNDIPAGPETVNLRLAKSVKDIPAEEDLFDGLAYDFSEIASQLNDKPLQAKLNHFQKTLEKVIDQYPNRDKALKKSHIALNEARKLESKIGNSDLEEKVKEDILFRVDVKQQQLAEVSKVASNLKVETKVKDATLVQNGQTKVTVSLENKGKHSLKNINPTLSLPEGWTMDGAVNPFHLKAGEKKTIEFTVYIPDDSDYFKPYEDPSIHSEVSYSVGPTTVEQSYQTDATVAVLPDVSVQVNPSKLVVNTLDIPEQITVESEVQNNTNGALDASVSLDVPEGWAVKPEAAPVTFEIEGETKNVSFTVSPGTDVSKGDFSIDPIVNVNGKSLSTYVQKIQYDHIDTSYYLYPAKVEGVAFDLNLPESLKVGYIDSGFDKVAGRLQGIGMDVTKLEQEDLQTGDLSQYDTIVTGVRAYLSREDLRNNNERLLQYVEDGGHLVVQYNKPWDNWDPEKTSPYKLVIGQPSIEWRVTKEEAEVNVLKPNHPLFNYPNNITESDWSNWVQERGLYFPMEWDDRFETFVSMADPNEEPFNGGILMAEYGEGTYLYTNLVWYRQIQNQVPGGYRIFSNLLSYPLYEE; from the coding sequence ATGAAAAAAATGATTTATTTGTTTCTCGTTCTATTTTTGCTTGTACCACTAATGACACCAACGAAATCAGAAGGAAAAGAAAAAATTAAGCAGGATGTTGATCTTTGGAATACATTACAGCCACTTGACACTACACTAAGTTTTTTAAATACAGGCGCCCATCCCGATGATGAACGAAGTCACTTGCTCGCCTACCTTTCTAGAGGTCTTGGAATAAGGACCGCAAGTCTTATTGCTAATCGCGGGGAAGGTGGACAAAATGAAATAGGCAAGGAACTTGGTAATGCGCTAGGTATCATTCGTTCAAACGAATTGATTGAAGCATCCAAGGTTACTGGTGTAGAGGTATTTCACTTGAGTAAGACAACTAGTGATCCCATTTATGATTTCGGTTTTTCAAAAAGTCCAGATGAAACATTGGAAAAGTGGGGAAGAGAGCTAACCTACAAGCGCTTTATTCATCGACTACGAACCAATAAACCCGATATACTCTTCACATCATTTTTAGATGTTGACACTCAACACGGAAACCACAGAGCAATAAATCAACTTACAAGAAAAGCTTTTGAAGATGCGGCGGATCCAACCGTGTTTCCAGAACAACTTGAAGAAGATGGCCTTACAACCTGGCAGGTGAAAAAACTATACCTTCCTGCAGAATCAGACAATGCGACTACATCGATAGAAATAGGGATGTATGATCCTATCTATGGAATGACATATCCACAACTAGGTGAGAAATCCCGCTATCTTCATAAGAGTCAGGGCATGGGAAATGACATTCCCGCAGGTCCAGAGACAGTTAACCTAAGGCTTGCCAAGTCAGTAAAAGATATTCCTGCCGAAGAAGATCTTTTTGATGGACTAGCTTACGACTTCTCGGAAATCGCTAGTCAATTAAATGATAAACCATTGCAGGCTAAACTTAATCATTTCCAAAAGACGCTTGAGAAAGTTATTGATCAATACCCGAATCGTGATAAGGCCCTAAAAAAATCACATATAGCCCTTAATGAAGCAAGAAAACTAGAATCCAAAATTGGTAATAGTGATTTAGAGGAAAAAGTTAAAGAGGATATCTTGTTTCGAGTTGATGTAAAGCAGCAACAGCTTGCTGAAGTAAGTAAAGTTGCCTCCAACTTGAAAGTCGAGACAAAAGTGAAAGATGCTACACTGGTTCAGAATGGGCAAACAAAGGTTACCGTTTCACTTGAAAATAAAGGTAAGCATTCTTTGAAAAACATTAACCCAACGTTAAGTCTGCCAGAAGGATGGACCATGGATGGCGCGGTTAATCCATTCCATCTAAAGGCTGGAGAAAAAAAGACCATTGAATTTACCGTTTATATCCCTGACGATTCCGATTACTTTAAACCTTATGAGGATCCATCAATCCATTCAGAGGTATCTTATTCAGTAGGGCCAACGACGGTTGAACAGAGTTACCAAACAGACGCAACTGTTGCAGTCTTGCCAGACGTATCTGTTCAGGTTAATCCAAGTAAGTTAGTAGTTAATACATTGGATATTCCAGAACAAATCACTGTGGAATCAGAGGTTCAAAATAATACGAATGGAGCGCTTGATGCATCTGTCAGTCTTGATGTTCCGGAAGGCTGGGCAGTTAAACCAGAAGCTGCACCAGTTACATTTGAAATTGAAGGTGAAACAAAAAACGTCTCATTTACTGTTTCACCAGGGACTGATGTAAGTAAAGGTGATTTTTCAATCGATCCAATTGTAAATGTAAACGGAAAATCATTAAGCACATATGTACAGAAAATCCAATATGATCATATTGATACTTCCTATTACCTTTATCCTGCCAAGGTTGAAGGAGTGGCATTTGATTTAAATTTACCTGAATCGTTAAAGGTAGGATATATCGATAGTGGGTTTGATAAAGTGGCGGGCCGTTTGCAGGGAATTGGTATGGATGTTACCAAATTAGAGCAAGAAGATCTTCAAACTGGTGATCTATCCCAGTACGATACCATCGTTACTGGCGTCAGGGCCTATCTCTCTCGTGAAGATTTAAGAAATAACAATGAGCGATTGCTGCAGTACGTAGAGGACGGCGGGCACCTTGTTGTCCAATATAATAAACCTTGGGATAACTGGGATCCTGAAAAGACTAGTCCATACAAGCTAGTAATCGGTCAGCCTTCCATCGAATGGCGTGTAACGAAGGAAGAAGCTGAGGTTAACGTGTTGAAACCGAATCATCCGTTGTTTAATTATCCAAACAATATAACCGAGAGTGACTGGTCCAATTGGGTTCAGGAACGTGGATTATATTTCCCAATGGAATGGGATGACAGGTTTGAAACATTTGTCAGTATGGCTGATCCGAATGAAGAGCCATTTAATGGTGGCATTTTAATGGCAGAATACGGTGAAGGAACATATTTATATACCAATCTTGTCTGGTACCGTCAAATTCAAAATCAGGTACCTGGTGGATATCGTATTTTCAGTAACCTGTTAAGTTATCCACTCTACGAAGAATAG
- a CDS encoding ABC transporter ATP-binding protein: MSTVNLSTITKSFGSVTAVNDLDLLIEEGEFFTFLGPSGCGKTTTLRMIAGFYYPTKGKVKFNEKDMTTVPPEKRNTGMVFQNYALFPHMTVFENVAFGLKVRKISKTETKKRVGDVLRKVRLDQYIDRQVSQLSGGQQQRVALARALVIEPDILLLDEPLSNLDARLRDEMRTEILRLQREYGITTIYVTHDQVEALTMSDRIAVFNFGVCQQVGTPTEIYNKPVNDFVAEFIGETTLLPITYEKTFGEKLIFHSDGLGDSIHVSNTELNIAAHEENDDLIMSIRPEAIQIDSNHGENNVFNGYVSLVQFTGASVHTYIKINEDITIRATDLNRGPSTYFKEGTEVSVYLPEDQIRVIPKARE; the protein is encoded by the coding sequence ATGTCAACAGTGAACTTATCAACTATAACAAAGAGTTTTGGTAGTGTGACGGCAGTCAATGATCTAGATTTATTAATTGAAGAAGGCGAATTTTTTACATTTTTAGGTCCAAGTGGATGTGGTAAAACAACAACTCTTAGAATGATTGCCGGTTTCTATTACCCTACCAAAGGTAAAGTGAAATTTAATGAAAAAGATATGACGACTGTACCACCTGAAAAAAGGAATACGGGCATGGTTTTCCAGAACTATGCCCTTTTTCCTCATATGACTGTTTTTGAGAATGTCGCATTTGGGTTGAAAGTTAGAAAAATAAGTAAGACAGAAACTAAGAAACGAGTTGGTGATGTACTTAGGAAAGTACGCCTAGACCAGTATATCGATCGCCAGGTAAGTCAATTAAGTGGTGGGCAACAACAGCGTGTTGCCTTAGCCAGAGCACTTGTAATCGAACCCGACATCTTACTTCTGGATGAACCTTTAAGTAATCTAGATGCTAGATTACGAGATGAAATGCGTACGGAAATCTTGCGCCTACAACGTGAGTATGGAATTACAACCATTTATGTTACACATGATCAAGTGGAAGCTTTAACCATGAGTGATCGCATTGCAGTGTTCAATTTTGGTGTATGTCAACAGGTAGGTACGCCTACAGAAATATATAATAAGCCTGTGAATGATTTTGTCGCTGAATTTATAGGTGAGACAACATTGCTGCCTATAACTTATGAAAAAACATTTGGGGAAAAACTGATTTTCCATTCTGACGGTTTAGGGGATTCCATTCACGTTAGTAATACGGAACTCAACATTGCTGCCCACGAGGAAAACGATGATTTGATTATGTCTATCAGGCCGGAAGCAATCCAAATCGATAGCAATCATGGTGAAAATAATGTATTCAATGGCTATGTATCACTGGTGCAATTTACCGGTGCATCTGTTCATACCTATATAAAAATTAATGAAGATATAACGATTAGAGCTACCGACTTAAATCGTGGTCCAAGTACATATTTCAAAGAGGGTACGGAGGTTAGTGTGTATCTGCCAGAAGATCAAATTAGAGTGATCCCCAAGGCAAGGGAGTGA
- a CDS encoding extracellular solute-binding protein, translating into MSLFKRSWVFSVLLVALISIVLSGCMAGGSSEEGSKSSDGGSGSDSGKGLEEKVVVYSPHGKDILSEFEKQFEAEYDVDMEFLDMGSQEILDRVRSEKNNTQADVWWGAPQVNFDQAKDDGLLAEYKPSYADALDDMYHDEDWMWSGTSITPEVILYNTKEISAEEAPKDWDDLLDPKWEDEIIIRYPLASGTMRTIYSSMIYRTYKDTQSPEEGYKWLQKLDENTKEYSANPEIMYNQVAKGVGSLSVWNMPDTVMLAEEKGYPFDYVIPESGTPVLTEGIAIIKDAPHPKAAEAFYEFVNTKEAAKLLAEKYYRIPTREDVEDLPEWITETDIKPMEIDWALFQEKSPKWMEHWDNKIKNTEKDKSEE; encoded by the coding sequence ATGAGTTTATTTAAAAGATCATGGGTATTTTCTGTATTACTAGTTGCATTGATAAGTATTGTCCTATCTGGGTGTATGGCGGGTGGATCCAGTGAAGAAGGAAGCAAAAGCAGTGATGGAGGGTCAGGCTCCGATTCAGGTAAAGGTTTGGAAGAAAAAGTGGTTGTATATTCTCCGCATGGTAAAGACATTTTAAGTGAATTTGAAAAACAATTTGAAGCTGAATACGATGTCGACATGGAATTCCTGGATATGGGTTCTCAAGAAATATTAGACCGTGTCCGTTCCGAGAAAAATAACACACAAGCAGATGTTTGGTGGGGAGCTCCTCAAGTGAACTTTGACCAGGCAAAAGATGATGGTTTACTTGCGGAATATAAGCCATCTTATGCAGATGCTTTAGATGATATGTACCATGATGAAGACTGGATGTGGTCAGGAACATCTATTACTCCGGAAGTAATTCTTTATAATACAAAGGAAATTTCAGCGGAAGAAGCACCGAAAGACTGGGATGATCTTCTGGATCCCAAATGGGAAGATGAGATTATCATTCGTTATCCACTAGCTTCAGGAACTATGCGCACAATCTATTCATCTATGATCTACCGCACTTATAAGGATACGCAAAGTCCTGAAGAAGGATATAAGTGGTTACAAAAGCTGGATGAAAACACGAAGGAATATTCTGCAAACCCTGAAATTATGTACAATCAGGTGGCAAAAGGTGTTGGGTCATTATCGGTTTGGAATATGCCGGATACAGTAATGCTCGCTGAAGAAAAAGGCTATCCTTTTGACTATGTAATTCCTGAAAGCGGAACACCAGTGCTAACTGAAGGAATTGCGATTATTAAGGATGCCCCACATCCAAAAGCAGCAGAAGCATTTTATGAATTTGTAAATACGAAAGAGGCAGCAAAATTATTAGCTGAGAAATATTATCGAATTCCGACTCGTGAGGATGTAGAGGATTTACCAGAATGGATCACTGAAACAGATATCAAACCAATGGAAATAGATTGGGCTTTATTCCAGGAGAAGTCCCCAAAATGGATGGAACATTGGGATAACAAAATTAAAAATACCGAAAAGGATAAAAGTGAGGAATAA
- the argH gene encoding argininosuccinate lyase: protein MTIDKNKFEASEGIHFPGKTYVDSLLKPVFYDQKEHLFDAMFKIHKAHTTMLAEQGILTKNEAEQILEGVKQVEILDRKELEYSAVYEDLFFLVESQIGERIGEELAGKMHIAKSRNDMGEAMYRIVIREYITQAISDASQLCEAILSQAEQHVESIMPAHTHTQPAQPTTFGHYLVAIYDSLKRDIKRMEHAYQTVNQSPMGAAAITTTGFPINRERMVELLDFDGLVENSYDAIGAGDYLMEAAQALISLTTNMGRWIQEFLRMASKEVGLLRVSDAYVQISSIMPQKRNPVSIEHSRAIASSAAAEGMAVLHMIHNTPYGDINDTEDDLQPHIYKGYRKGIRVLRLMRAVIITMRFNKERAHQQARENMITITELADVLARDYGVSFRKAHHKASVIARRAIEMNKELYEISLDQINTWLNEVQLTKQDWEHIIDPICFVTRRNITGGPNPDVVRAMIEARK, encoded by the coding sequence ATGACGATAGATAAAAATAAGTTTGAAGCAAGTGAAGGTATTCATTTTCCTGGTAAAACCTATGTTGACTCATTATTGAAACCGGTATTTTACGACCAGAAAGAACATCTGTTTGACGCAATGTTTAAGATTCATAAAGCGCATACCACCATGCTGGCTGAACAGGGAATACTTACAAAAAACGAAGCTGAACAAATTCTGGAAGGTGTCAAACAGGTGGAAATACTTGATCGGAAGGAACTTGAATATTCGGCGGTATACGAGGATTTATTTTTCCTTGTGGAATCACAAATTGGTGAGCGCATTGGTGAAGAATTGGCAGGAAAGATGCACATTGCTAAAAGCAGGAATGATATGGGCGAGGCCATGTACAGAATCGTGATTCGAGAATATATTACCCAGGCGATTAGTGATGCTTCTCAGTTGTGTGAAGCAATTCTTTCCCAGGCAGAACAACATGTTGAGTCGATTATGCCGGCACATACCCATACACAGCCTGCACAGCCAACAACGTTTGGACACTATTTGGTCGCCATCTATGACAGTTTGAAACGTGATATCAAAAGAATGGAGCATGCGTATCAAACAGTTAATCAATCTCCAATGGGTGCAGCGGCGATTACGACTACTGGTTTTCCAATTAATCGTGAACGAATGGTAGAGTTACTGGATTTTGATGGTCTAGTTGAAAATTCATATGATGCAATAGGGGCTGGGGATTACTTGATGGAAGCCGCTCAGGCGTTGATAAGTCTGACAACAAATATGGGCAGATGGATACAGGAATTTTTACGGATGGCATCAAAGGAAGTGGGACTACTGAGGGTATCTGATGCTTATGTTCAAATCAGCAGCATCATGCCGCAGAAGAGAAATCCCGTCTCAATTGAACATTCACGTGCCATTGCCAGCAGTGCGGCAGCGGAGGGAATGGCTGTATTACACATGATTCACAACACACCGTACGGAGATATAAATGATACAGAAGACGATTTACAGCCCCATATCTATAAAGGATATCGAAAAGGTATCCGTGTGTTGCGTCTTATGCGTGCTGTGATTATAACAATGCGTTTTAATAAAGAAAGAGCGCATCAACAAGCAAGGGAGAACATGATCACGATTACTGAACTAGCGGATGTACTCGCCCGGGACTATGGGGTTTCTTTCAGAAAGGCTCACCATAAAGCCAGTGTGATAGCACGCAGAGCAATCGAAATGAATAAGGAGTTATACGAAATATCCCTTGATCAAATTAATACATGGCTGAATGAAGTTCAATTAACTAAGCAGGATTGGGAACATATTATTGACCCCATATGCTTTGTTACCAGAAGAAACATCACAGGTGGCCCGAATCCGGATGTCGTTAGAGCAATGATTGAGGCGAGAAAGTAA
- a CDS encoding ABC transporter permease, with product MLNAEKRKTLYLLIPVLLILVGYVLYPSIETLIKSFKINGVFSLQNYTDFFGPKAAANLQALWNSVYISLLSVFFSALIGVPLAYIFNRYDFPGRQFFSNIAIMPIVLPSLVGVMAFMFLYGEAGLVPNFIKDVLNLSEIPFSIGGVSGILLVHAYTMYPYFYMTTSSALNNIDPSLEEAAYNLGSGKSKVFWKVTFPLLTPGLVAASLLVFMVSMASFSAPFLLAGGYRVLSLQIYFSKINGDLEMAATQSVILSVVSISFLLFMRWYQGRKDYRMASKGIGAHRSEVNNPLLKWFMVTIGIIAMVILLLPHVTLLILSLVPEGGWTWQTYPQQFGLENFILLFEDPDIWDPVKNSLIMSVLACAGVFVFGIITSYALVKRSFIGKNLLDILVMIPWALPATVVGMNLILAFNEPSPFSFGKVLVGTFWILPLAYFVRFIPLVVRSTTAVLEQMDDSIEEAAQNLGAKWFYTFRRVVIPIIMPGVLSGTLLAFVQAVGEFPTSVLLYTIGNRPISIEIMNQLRMFNIGQAAAYGMIQVGLIAIVMYIAYKFFGVKSENTL from the coding sequence ATGTTAAATGCAGAAAAAAGAAAAACTTTATATCTACTGATACCGGTTCTTTTAATACTTGTTGGATATGTGTTATATCCTTCAATTGAGACATTGATAAAAAGTTTTAAGATAAACGGGGTATTTTCGCTCCAGAATTATACCGACTTTTTTGGTCCTAAAGCAGCAGCAAATTTACAGGCCTTATGGAACTCGGTCTATATATCATTGTTATCTGTTTTCTTTAGTGCGTTAATTGGTGTTCCATTAGCATACATTTTTAACCGCTATGACTTTCCAGGACGCCAGTTTTTCTCGAATATTGCTATCATGCCCATTGTTCTACCATCGTTAGTGGGCGTTATGGCCTTCATGTTCCTATATGGTGAAGCTGGACTGGTCCCTAACTTTATTAAGGATGTATTAAATCTTTCTGAAATCCCATTTAGTATTGGTGGTGTCTCAGGTATCCTATTGGTCCACGCCTACACAATGTACCCGTACTTCTACATGACGACATCTTCAGCACTAAACAATATCGATCCATCACTCGAAGAAGCCGCCTATAATTTGGGCTCTGGAAAGTCAAAGGTGTTTTGGAAAGTAACGTTTCCTTTATTGACCCCAGGCTTGGTTGCAGCTTCATTATTAGTATTTATGGTATCGATGGCATCTTTTAGTGCGCCATTTTTACTGGCTGGCGGATACCGTGTGTTAAGCTTGCAAATTTACTTTTCTAAAATCAATGGTGATTTAGAGATGGCCGCAACACAGTCCGTTATATTGTCTGTGGTATCTATTTCCTTCCTATTGTTTATGCGGTGGTATCAGGGCCGAAAAGACTATCGGATGGCTAGTAAAGGAATTGGGGCACATCGAAGTGAAGTAAATAATCCACTATTAAAGTGGTTTATGGTAACAATCGGTATTATTGCAATGGTTATTTTGTTATTACCACACGTTACGTTGTTGATCCTGTCTTTAGTTCCAGAAGGTGGGTGGACATGGCAGACCTATCCTCAGCAGTTTGGTTTGGAAAATTTTATTTTGTTATTCGAAGATCCCGATATCTGGGACCCTGTTAAAAACAGTTTAATTATGTCTGTTCTTGCATGTGCCGGTGTATTCGTATTTGGAATCATTACTTCTTATGCACTAGTTAAGCGTAGTTTCATAGGTAAGAACCTTCTGGATATCTTAGTTATGATTCCATGGGCATTACCAGCAACAGTTGTAGGTATGAATTTAATATTAGCATTTAATGAACCTTCTCCATTTTCATTTGGCAAAGTGTTGGTAGGTACATTTTGGATATTACCATTGGCTTACTTTGTTCGCTTTATTCCGTTAGTGGTGAGGTCCACTACGGCAGTGCTGGAACAAATGGATGACTCAATTGAAGAGGCGGCGCAGAACTTAGGTGCCAAATGGTTTTACACGTTTAGAAGAGTCGTTATTCCGATCATTATGCCAGGTGTTCTAAGTGGTACATTACTTGCATTTGTTCAGGCGGTAGGAGAATTTCCGACTTCTGTATTACTTTATACAATAGGAAACAGGCCGATATCAATTGAAATCATGAATCAACTAAGGATGTTTAACATTGGTCAGGCTGCCGCTTATGGGATGATTCAAGTTGGTCTAATAGCAATTGTTATGTATATTGCTTATAAGTTTTTTGGAGTTAAATCAGAGAATACATTATAA
- a CDS encoding PucR family transcriptional regulator, protein MDSSGHSELFKDDIDSLEGLADRIGKVLDCPITIEDANHRIISYSTHEENVDDARVATIVRRKVPENVINSLWKHGVMAQLFEQEEPVIVPAIDEVGLGNRIAVSVWKNNEVLGFIWAQTTDKQFNEDKLKLLKEASRLVQKQLQKHQIRKRKAEESYQEFFWQLLTGHVSQKDVIDRQAKRFGLQLDGSLAIALIEYDCDVTQTIEKHSYYLTETLQLVQVVCRVFDQNQLILLIRLQSEDNAIKVLNQFIGNFIHKITERLQINHVKGSFGTIYNGAQHIKDSYIHALKVLEQKEQFPMELASIYSYQELGIYQFLNELYQIRNRDHYQNYSIERLRNYDLKHHTNLLTTLTVYLECDSNVHRAAKSIHVHTNTLNYRLKRIVEIAEIDLKDPNQKITLYLDLKLENMRRDDM, encoded by the coding sequence ATGGATTCATCCGGCCACTCAGAATTATTTAAAGACGACATTGATTCGCTGGAAGGCTTGGCAGACCGTATCGGAAAAGTTCTCGATTGTCCGATTACGATAGAAGATGCCAACCATCGTATAATTTCATACAGTACTCATGAGGAAAATGTAGATGACGCGAGGGTTGCCACCATTGTCAGACGGAAAGTTCCGGAGAATGTCATCAACAGCCTTTGGAAACATGGCGTGATGGCTCAACTATTCGAACAGGAAGAGCCGGTGATTGTCCCGGCAATTGATGAGGTCGGTTTAGGAAATCGGATTGCCGTATCAGTGTGGAAAAATAATGAGGTGCTCGGATTCATTTGGGCCCAAACAACAGACAAACAATTTAATGAAGATAAATTAAAATTGCTCAAAGAAGCATCCAGACTAGTCCAAAAACAATTACAGAAGCACCAGATTAGAAAAAGAAAAGCAGAGGAAAGCTATCAGGAATTCTTTTGGCAGCTGTTGACTGGGCATGTTTCACAAAAGGATGTAATTGACCGCCAGGCGAAAAGGTTTGGTTTGCAGCTTGATGGCAGCCTGGCCATTGCCTTAATCGAATACGATTGTGATGTTACCCAAACAATTGAAAAACATTCCTATTATCTGACGGAAACACTGCAACTTGTTCAGGTCGTTTGCCGGGTGTTTGATCAAAATCAGCTCATTCTGCTAATTCGGCTGCAATCGGAAGACAACGCAATCAAGGTTCTGAATCAGTTTATTGGAAACTTCATTCATAAAATTACAGAACGATTGCAGATTAATCATGTGAAAGGTTCATTTGGCACCATTTATAATGGGGCACAGCATATCAAGGACAGTTATATCCATGCCTTAAAAGTGCTGGAACAGAAGGAACAATTTCCAATGGAGCTCGCCAGCATTTATAGCTACCAGGAACTCGGTATTTATCAATTTCTTAATGAACTATATCAAATCAGGAATCGGGATCATTACCAGAATTATTCGATTGAAAGGCTGCGAAACTATGATTTAAAACACCATACTAATCTGTTGACTACCTTAACTGTTTATCTGGAATGTGATAGCAATGTTCATCGGGCAGCCAAATCCATCCACGTCCATACTAATACATTAAACTACCGTCTGAAAAGGATTGTAGAAATTGCGGAAATTGATCTAAAGGACCCGAATCAAAAAATAACATTATATTTGGATTTAAAGCTCGAAAACATGCGAAGGGATGATATGTGA
- a CDS encoding ROK family transcriptional regulator encodes MQKGNAAYIKKMNLKLILKCVMNEHCTTRANISKKLALSKPTVSALVDQLLDEDWIYETGDGEASINGGRKPVNLMFNPEKGYIIGIDIGGTSVASGITDLNGKVCAYRDFPTQVNLEHELFKGIKQSVESMKQELGIDEAKILGVGVGVPGITNVKEGTVKEAPALKWKDFPIRERLKEVFDLPIYIDNDVNISALGEHWKGVGRNRKNLIYIAIGTGIGSGIMINGKLYRGSNYSAGEIGYLVTDRMHAKNYHPVYAGYGFLESVASGSSIGKQLSERLGRTVSAKEAFSLYQKKELTALEVIDFAIENLSLGIANYVSLFDPELIILGGGVSGSYHIIRQKMAVIMKRYTPRECEVVLTTFGKEAGIVGAVALFLKEFDTLIDI; translated from the coding sequence ATGCAGAAGGGAAATGCTGCTTACATAAAAAAAATGAACCTGAAGCTGATACTGAAGTGCGTTATGAATGAACATTGTACAACACGTGCCAACATTTCTAAAAAGTTAGCACTTAGTAAACCTACAGTTTCCGCACTTGTTGATCAGCTTTTGGATGAGGATTGGATCTATGAAACCGGAGATGGTGAAGCATCTATAAATGGGGGAAGAAAGCCCGTAAATTTAATGTTCAATCCCGAAAAAGGTTACATTATTGGAATAGATATTGGCGGCACGAGCGTAGCATCGGGAATTACAGATTTAAACGGGAAGGTTTGTGCTTATCGTGATTTTCCCACTCAAGTGAATTTAGAACATGAATTATTTAAGGGGATTAAACAAAGTGTAGAGTCTATGAAACAAGAACTTGGAATTGATGAAGCAAAAATTTTGGGGGTGGGAGTGGGCGTTCCAGGAATAACAAACGTTAAGGAAGGTACGGTCAAGGAAGCACCAGCGTTAAAGTGGAAAGACTTTCCGATACGTGAAAGATTAAAAGAAGTTTTCGATTTGCCCATATACATCGATAACGATGTAAACATAAGTGCATTGGGTGAACATTGGAAAGGTGTTGGTAGAAATAGAAAGAATTTAATCTATATTGCTATTGGCACAGGAATTGGCAGCGGTATTATGATAAACGGAAAATTATACCGCGGCAGTAATTATAGTGCCGGGGAAATTGGTTATCTGGTAACCGATCGAATGCATGCCAAGAATTATCACCCAGTGTATGCAGGGTATGGGTTTCTGGAGAGTGTAGCTAGTGGCTCATCGATTGGCAAGCAATTATCGGAACGACTGGGAAGAACTGTTTCTGCAAAAGAGGCCTTTAGTTTGTATCAAAAAAAAGAATTAACTGCGCTAGAAGTAATTGATTTTGCAATTGAAAATTTGTCGCTGGGTATTGCGAATTACGTTTCACTTTTTGATCCTGAACTAATTATTTTAGGGGGTGGTGTCAGCGGATCCTATCACATAATCCGTCAGAAAATGGCGGTCATCATGAAACGGTATACACCAAGAGAATGTGAAGTTGTACTAACAACATTTGGTAAGGAAGCAGGTATTGTAGGGGCAGTAGCATTATTTTTAAAAGAGTTTGATACATTAATTGATATTTAA